In Mycoplasma mobile 163K, the genomic stretch TTCAATCGTTTCTATTCCCTTATCAAATGTTCAAGTATTCAATGATCATGTTGGTATAATAGATCAAGTTGGCTCAAGAACTGCATCATTAAACAATATGGTTACAGCAATAGTTAGATTAGGATTTTTCATATTCTCTTTTGCGGTTTGTGTTGGAATAACACTTATTGAAAGTTGAATTGAAAAAAAATATTATAAAAATAAATCTAAACCAGTTATTGTTGATGAAGTTGAAGAATTAGAAAAAATTTCTAAAAAACTAATAAATAGTTAAATAAAAAAGCCTAATAGGCTTTTTTATTTTTTAAAAATTCTTTTTTCATAATTTCCAAAGTTGAATCGTCAATATTTTCATTGTTTTTCAATTTGATTCCTATTTCATTAATTAATAGCGAGCTTGATTCATAATTTTTCAAACTTTCTAGAAGAATTTCAAAATTTTTGCTTTCATTAAATTTTGGATAATTTATTAAATATTTTTGTTTTAATAAATTATCAATAAATTCTTTTTCTTTAGAATCAAATAATTCACTAGCTTTTATTACTTCTTTTTTATCTAAAGAAGTAACTAATTTTTCTGCAATTTCATTCAATGCTAAATTTTTCAAAACAAAATCATTTTTTTTAATTGAAAATAAAACAATCAATTCCTTTTTAGGATCTTTTCTATAAGAATCAAATAGAGATAAAATAACTTTTTCACTTTGATTTAATTGTCAAAATTTAAAATCATTTATGTTTCAAAAATTATTTTGATAATTAGCCTTATACTTATTTTCTTTTTGGTAAGTATTTTTGTAGTTTTGATCAAAATCTAAAACATTATAATCTTGATTTTCTAAATTATTTGTTTTAAAAGCAAAATATTTATCAATCAATTCTTGAGGAATTTTTTCAGTTTTTTTGATTTTATCTAAAATGATAATTTTTATATCTTGCTTTGCATGTTGCAAGTATTGAGAATAAATTTTGCAAAAATCAATTATTTTTTCAGAATTATTTAATGAATTTATTTCTAAGAAATAGTCTAGAAGAAACTCAAAAACATTTTTTCTTGATTTTACAATTTCTTCTAATCTAGATTGACCTAATCTGTTTAAAATTTCATCTGGGTCCATTTTCAAAGGATTGTTAATTATTTCGATTTCAAATTTATATTTAATAATTTTATTAATAGATTTAATTGTTGCATTTTTACCAGCTAAATCACCATCAAGAAAAAAGACAATCTTTATGTCTTTGATGTTATTAAATAGTTTTATATGATTGTTTGAAAAAGATGTCCCCATTAAAGCAGTAACATTTTTGATTCCGATTTTATATAAAGCAATTACATCCATGAACCCTTCACAAATAATTAATTCCTTTTTGTAAGTAATAAACTCTTTAGCTTTATTAAAATTATATAAAACATTACCTTTATTAAAAATTGCATTTTCTGATGTGTTTAAATATTTAACATTATTTGAATTTGGAACAATTTCTCTTCCACTAAAACCTACTAAAAAATCATTCTCATCTTTAATTGGAAAAATCATTCTATTTTCAAAAAAATTTCCATTTTTAGAATTTATCAATGAAGCAACGGATAAAATTGCTTCATTGATTGTAGAATCTTTTTTCATGATCTTTTCTTTTAAATTTTCATTAGAAGCAAAACCTAGTTCAAAAAAATCTATTAAATTTGCATCATTAATATTTCTTGAATTTAAAAAACTAACTAAACTTTTATTTTGCTTGTCAAAAATGTTGTATTTGTAAAAACTCAAAGCTAAATTATTAGCTTCAATAATTTGCTCTTGAGTTTTTGTTAAAATCACTCTTTGTTGTTTTTTTTCAGAAAATTCAAGATTAATTCCATTTTCTTGAGCAATCATTTTACTTGCTTCTAAAAAGCTTATTTTTAAAAATTTTTCAACAAAACTAATTGCATTTCCACCAACATTACATGCAAAACATTTAAAAACTTGTTTTTCTACAGAAACAGTTAATGAAGGTTTTGAGTCTTCGTGAAAAGGACAAATAGCTATATAATTTTTCCCTTTTTTAATTAAAGATAAATGATTGTTTATTACAGTTACAATGTCAACTTGAGAAAGCAATTCATCAAAAATATTTTTATATTCCATTCAATTCCTTTGTTAAATATGAAATTAAATCAATTTTATTAATTCTAATTTGTTCCATTGTGTCTCTATTTCTAATAGTAAAACTTTGATTTTCAGCACTTTGATAATCATAAGTAAGAGCGAAAAATGTTCCAATTGCATCTTGTCTTCTGTATCTTTTTCCAATTGAAGCAGATTCATCATAAGTAGTTCTGAAATTATGTTGTTTTAATCATTTGACTAATTCTTTGGATTCTTCACTGAATTTTTTTACTAAAGGCAAAACAGCAATTTGATAAGGTACTAAAAACTTATTTAATTTTAAAACCACTCTAGAATCTACTTCTAAAGTTTCTTCTTCATATGAAGAAGTCAAAATAGCAAGAGCTAAACGATCTAATCCCATAGAAGGTTCAATTACATGAGGAATATAAGTTATATTTTCAATTGAATCAAAATAAGATAATTCTTCATTTGTTGCTTTAGAGTGTGAAGACAAATCAAAATCTCCACGATTTGCCACTCCCAAAAGTTCTCCTCAACCAAAATCAAATTTAAATTCAATATCACTTGTAGCACTAGAATAATGAGATAATTCTTCCTTAGCATGTTTTCTAATTTTCAATAAATCTTTTTTAATTCCTAAAAATATCAAAAATTCATAACATTTTTTTAAATAATATTCAAAAGCTTTGTCAGAATCATTAGGATGAACAAAATATTCTAATTCCATTTGTTCAAATTCTCTTGTTCTAAAAATAAAATTACCTGGAGTTACTTCATTTCTAAAACTTTTTCCAATTTGACCAACTCCAAAAGGAATTTTAGTTCTTGTAGTTCTTAAAATATTTTTAAAATTAACAAAAATAGCTTGTGCAGTTTCAGGTCTTAAATAAATTTTATTTTTTGAATCTTCTAAAATTCCTTGATAAGTTTCAAACATTAAATTAAATTTTCTAATACTTGTTCAATCAGTTGCAACTCCTTCGTATTTAGTAATATTTCTTTTAATAAAATTTTCCATTTCGATTTCACTTAAAGTTTCGATTTTCATCAAAGGATCAAATTCTTCAATTAAATGATCAGCACGATATCTTTTGTTATTGATTTTATTTTCAATTAAAGGATCGCTAAAATTTCCAACATGTCCACTAGTTTTCCAAACTTCTGGATTCATTAAAATTTTTGCATCAATTAAGAAGTTGTTTTCTTCATTATGAATAAAATATTTAATTCATTCATTTTTAATATTGTTTAACAAAAGTGAACCTAAAGGTCCATAATCTCATGTATTTGCTAAACCTCCATAGATTTCGCTACCTTGATAGACAAAACCTTGTGTTTTTAAATGATTAATTAAATTCACTAATTTATTATTCTTACTCATGCTATTCACTTTTATATAACCTTTATTATTAATTTTTAAAAGAAACTTCTTTTAGTTTTAATTATATTATATTTTACTCATTTTGTATTATAAGAAAAACACAAATCACATTGGATTTGTGTT encodes the following:
- the dnaG gene encoding DNA primase, coding for MEYKNIFDELLSQVDIVTVINNHLSLIKKGKNYIAICPFHEDSKPSLTVSVEKQVFKCFACNVGGNAISFVEKFLKISFLEASKMIAQENGINLEFSEKKQQRVILTKTQEQIIEANNLALSFYKYNIFDKQNKSLVSFLNSRNINDANLIDFFELGFASNENLKEKIMKKDSTINEAILSVASLINSKNGNFFENRMIFPIKDENDFLVGFSGREIVPNSNNVKYLNTSENAIFNKGNVLYNFNKAKEFITYKKELIICEGFMDVIALYKIGIKNVTALMGTSFSNNHIKLFNNIKDIKIVFFLDGDLAGKNATIKSINKIIKYKFEIEIINNPLKMDPDEILNRLGQSRLEEIVKSRKNVFEFLLDYFLEINSLNNSEKIIDFCKIYSQYLQHAKQDIKIIILDKIKKTEKIPQELIDKYFAFKTNNLENQDYNVLDFDQNYKNTYQKENKYKANYQNNFWNINDFKFWQLNQSEKVILSLFDSYRKDPKKELIVLFSIKKNDFVLKNLALNEIAEKLVTSLDKKEVIKASELFDSKEKEFIDNLLKQKYLINYPKFNESKNFEILLESLKNYESSSLLINEIGIKLKNNENIDDSTLEIMKKEFLKNKKAY
- a CDS encoding glycine--tRNA ligase; translation: MSKNNKLVNLINHLKTQGFVYQGSEIYGGLANTWDYGPLGSLLLNNIKNEWIKYFIHNEENNFLIDAKILMNPEVWKTSGHVGNFSDPLIENKINNKRYRADHLIEEFDPLMKIETLSEIEMENFIKRNITKYEGVATDWTSIRKFNLMFETYQGILEDSKNKIYLRPETAQAIFVNFKNILRTTRTKIPFGVGQIGKSFRNEVTPGNFIFRTREFEQMELEYFVHPNDSDKAFEYYLKKCYEFLIFLGIKKDLLKIRKHAKEELSHYSSATSDIEFKFDFGWGELLGVANRGDFDLSSHSKATNEELSYFDSIENITYIPHVIEPSMGLDRLALAILTSSYEEETLEVDSRVVLKLNKFLVPYQIAVLPLVKKFSEESKELVKWLKQHNFRTTYDESASIGKRYRRQDAIGTFFALTYDYQSAENQSFTIRNRDTMEQIRINKIDLISYLTKELNGI